CAGATCGTTTGAGCGAGGTTCTGCCAGCGACTGTGGTAACATTCCCCCTCCTTGGCCGAACACTTGAATAGTTGCTGATGAAACAGATGATACATCAACACCTAAAGCAGCCAGTTCGCTACCAGATAGGCGATACAGACCATCTTCGGTAACTGCAAACTTATACCAGTTTCCTTCGGCTAGCACCGAAGCATTCTGAGCCCAACTTCGGACCGATAGTAGTTCAATAATTAGAAATAGTAAAAGTACCCGCATCATGACCCGGTTCGTCAATCCATTCACGTTTTTTTGGGGACTTTAGTATAAATAGCTGGCGGAAAAACAGGCTAAAACTTACGTTTACCCGGCTGCTAATTCGTACTCGTAGCTTTCCATAATCAAATTAGCCAACAGCTTCTGACAGGCTTCTTCCACCATTTGCTTCGCCTGAGCTTCATCACTAGCCGAAAGCTGTACGGTAATGTGCCGCCCTAC
This region of Tunicatimonas pelagia genomic DNA includes:
- the purS gene encoding phosphoribosylformylglycinamidine synthase subunit PurS, whose protein sequence is MEFIAKINVMPKKEILDPQGKAVRLGLENLGLNSVEDVRVGRHITVQLSASDEAQAKQMVEEACQKLLANLIMESYEYELAAG